The Pseudomonas chlororaphis subsp. piscium genome contains the following window.
TCGGCCCTGCTCGACGGCCTGCAGGGTCTGCGCGCTGCGTTCCAGCAGCGCTGGTACCTGAGCCAGCTGCATCAGGCACAGATGGGCGTCCTGCGACAGGCTGCGGTCTTGCAGCGCCTCTTGAAGGCGTGCCGACAGTTGGGCGATATCCTCCTCGCGGCTGTGTTCCAGGGCCGTGGCCAGTTGTTCGATCAGGGGGGCCACGCTGGCATTCGCCGCACTGTCGAGCATCAGCCGCTGGCGGGCCACGCCGCGGGCGGCGCGCAGCAGGCTCAGCAAGTCGCGGCTGAGCACCCGCAGGGCCTGGGAGCGTCGCCGTCCCTGGGGGCCTTCGAACCAGGCGTGATCGCGCTGGGCATCGACCGCCACCAGCTTGCCGAGGGCTTCCAGCAGCCCCTTGCGCTGGTCCTGGCCGATCAGCTCGGAGGCTGCGGCGCGCATGCCGGCTTGCCAGGCCAGCTTGCCCTGGGTGGCCAATGCCTGCTCGACCCGGCGCGGCCAGAGTACGGTGCTGGCGATCGCCGCGCAGATGATGCCCAGGCTGATTTCCGAACAGCGGGCCACGGCCTGGTCGAACACCTGCAGTGGATGGGCGGTGGCGGGCAGGGCGATGATCGCCGCGGTGTAGCCGGCCAGTACGAAGCCGTAGGACGCGTGATTGCGCAGCAGCGAGGCGCCGGTGGTGCAGAAGGCCAGCCACAGCGCCATGGCCAGCAGAAACAGCAGGGGGGCCTGGCCGAACAGGCCGATCAGCACGATCGAGGCCAGGGCCCCGCTAAAGGTGCCGAGCAGGCGGAAGGCGCCCTTGGCCAGAACCATACCGCTGCTGGGCTGGCTGACGATGAAGACGGTGGTCAGAGCCCATTGCGGCTGCTCGAGGTTGAAGCGAAAGGCCAGGTACAAGGCAATGACCCCGGCGATCATGTTCCTGATGGCGAACAGCAGGTCGTTGCGGCTGGGAGCCAGGACGGCCAGCCAGAAATCGGGGATTCGCAGGGTGGGGCTTTTCATTCGCAGGGCACATAGATAGCTAGCTAATGATTAGCATCGTATCTACTTGCCTGAAAAATTCCAATGAAGATTTTTCCGCGTCTGGCGAGGATGCAGGCGGGTAGGGGAGCGGGGTTTATTGGAGGGAGAAGAAAGAAAAAGGGCCCTGCACGGATGGCAGGGCCCTGGAGGAATCACTCGGCGATTTGCAACTTGCGGGCTTCGGTGTAGACGTAGCGGACTTTCTCGTATTCGAACGGCGAGTCCAGCTGGCCATAGCGGAAGCCGGTCTGATAGCGCTTGTCGATACCGCGCAGGACCCAGAGCTCCGGGTGGTTCGAGCTGACCTCGGAAACGTTGAGGAAGTTGATCGCCGACTCGGTGGTGTAGTCCACGGCCAGCCCGGCGGTGTCGCGAAGGTTCGAGGGGCCGAGGATCGGCAGGACGAAATAGGCGCCGCCCGGCACGCCGTAGAAGCCCAGGGTCTGGCCGAAGTCTTCGCTCTGGCGTGGCAGGCCCATGCTGGTGGCCGGGTCCCAGAGGCCGCCGATACCGATGGTGGTGTTGACCAGCAGGCGCGCGGTGGTGTTCAGCGAGCGCTGGCCCTTGAACTGCAGCAGGCTGTTGACCAGGTTGGGCACGTCGCCCAGGTTGTTGAAGAAGTTGCTCACACCGGTGCGCAGGAAGCTCGGGGTGATGTAGCGGTAACCGTCGACCACCGGCAGGAACACCCACTGATCGAAGCGGTAGTTGAAGTGGTACACCCGACGGTTCCACGACTCCAGCGGGTCGTAGACGTTCAGCGCACTGAGGCTCGAGCGCTCGAACTCGCGCTGGTCCAGGCCCGGGTTGAACTTGAGTCGCTTGAGGGGCTGGGTGAAGCCGTCCTCGTCTGCGACCACGGGTGTCGCGGCCTTGCTGTCGTCGGCATTGGCATAGCCTGTGCTGAACAACGCAGCGATGAGCAGGAGATGTTTAGCCACGGAAGAACTCCAGCATGGCGTCGCTGTTGACGCGGTAGTTGAGGTTGCCGCAATGGCCGCCATGGGGGTAGACCGTCAGCCGGTTGCCAAAGGTCTTGCGCAGGAACCCCAGGTCGCCCGGGCCGAGGATCACGTCGTCGGCGTTGTGCATCACGGCGATTTTCGGGCTGTCCTGCAGGTAGTCCTTGAGCGCGTACAGGCTCACCTGGTCGATCAGTTGCAGCACGCTGCCGCCGTCGGTGCGGGCGCGCCACATCGGAATCACCTGCTCGGTGATGTAGCAGTCGAAGTCGCATTGCATGGCGCGCTTGAGGAATGGGGTGAGGCTGGTGCCTTCGCTGATCGGGTACTTGGGTGGGGTGATCAGGCCGCGGCGGTTGATCAGGTCCGAGGTGAACGCGATGTCGGCGGCGGAGAAGCGGAACGAGGTGCCGATCAGCATCGCCATCTGCTCGTTGCTCAGGTGCTGCTTGGACTGCTGGAAGTCGTAGAGCAGGGCATCGTTGAGATCGATGTAGCCCTTCTGCTGGAAGTAGCGGGTCAGCTTGTTCAGTACCAGCTCGTAGAAGGTGGTGGTGTTATTGATGCCCTTGACCTCGGTCTGCACCAGCTTGTCGAGGTTGGTGATGGAGGTATAGAGGTTGACCGGTGGGTTGAGCAGCAGGACCTTCTTGAAGTTGAAGCTGCGTCGGGTTTCGTCCAGCTTGCTGACGAAGGCCGCATCCAGGGCGCCGAGGCTGTAGCCGGTGAGATAGAAGTCGGTGACCGGCAGTTTCGGGTTCTGCGCGCGCACCGCCTGCATCACGCGGTATATGTCCTCGGCGTCTTCCTTGGTCACGCCGGGGGTGGCGAACCGCGAGGCGGCGCTGATGAAGTCGAAGCTGGTGGGCGAGGACAGCTGCACCACGTGGTAGCCGGCCTGGTAATAGAGCTTCTTCAGGTATTCGTTGAGGCTGCTGTCATACCGCGCGCCAGTGCCGGCGATGAGGAAGATCAGTGGTGCGGCATGGTCCTGCTCGGCGATGCGGTAGGTGAGCTTCTTCACGGCCCAGAAGTTGTCCGGCAGGATGAACTCGCGCTCGGGGCGCAAGGTCAGGCTGCGGTCCGCCTGATTGATATCGTCATTGCTCGGCAGCTTCGGACGCAGGTCCGGCGGAGTGGTGGCAATGGTCGCCTCGAACGGATTGGTCAAGGGGTAGCCATAGCTGGCGGCATCGATGTCGACCGCGAGCGCGGACGCACTCGAGATAAGGCCGCCAAACAGGGCAGCGAAGCGCAAGGAACGGAGCATGACTAAATCCCTGTAGAGGAAGGTGCCGAGTGAAGTTCGCAGGCTATGACCACCGGGTTGCTGCCGAAGTGCCATGGCACGGCACAAAAAACGATCGAGGCAGGGCAAAGCCGGATCGGCGGTAATAGTCGCCAGACGATACACTTTGCCGCTGTTTGCTCAACAGTTATCTGTGTAACAGGCTTGCTTACCGGCCTCGGGCGATTATGCTGGGCGCCGTTTTCGCTTATCGGAGTGCTTCATGTCCCGCCGTCTTCCCTTGATTCTGCTGCTTGTTGTCCTGCCGATGTGGCTGGCCGCCAGTTATGGCGTGCGCTACGGCTTTATGGAGGACGCTCGATGGGTCGGCGTCTGTGTTGACGAGGCCAGCCGCTGGGAGTGCCAGGCGCGTTCCAGCCTGGGGTTGCTGATCCACTTCAAGGTCATGGGCTGGGCGGCGCTGGCGGCGTCGCTGATCGCCTTCGTGGTTCCGGGCCGTGCCGGCTGGAGCCTGGCGGTGCTGGCGCTGCTGTTCGGCTTTCCGGCGCTGGCGCTCTACAACACCAGCCTGGCGGTGTTTGCCATCGTGATCGGCGCCTTGCGGCTGGTGCGGGCGCCTCGCGCGGTGGCGTGAGACCAATCGCCGGTAATAAAAAAGGGATGACCATGGTCATCCCTTTTTTCTGTCAGGCCTCAGGCCTTGCGAGCCCGCAAGCTGCGCCACAGGGCGGCGACCATCAGCACGCTGACCAGGGCCCAGCCCCAGGCCTGTTGGTTTTCCAGGCCTTCGCGATACAGCTGAGGGGCAATGCCGGCGCCGACGATAAAGGTCAGCAGGGCGATTTCGCGACGTGGCACCCGCACCGGGCGGCACAGGTAGACCAGGGCCGGCAGGAGCAGGGCCGCGCTGGGGAAGCTGCGATAACGTGGGTCGAACACCAGTTCCAGCATCATCACCGCGGCGGCGAAACCGGCGGCGGCGAGCAGCCAGCCGGCATGTTTTTCCAGGCTGTCGAAAGCGCGTTGACGCCAGCCGGTGCGGGTGCTCAGGCTCAGTGCCGCGTGGGCCAGCACCAGCAGGTTCAGGGCCAGCAGCAGGGCCGCCCAGAACCATTCCCCGGCAAAGCGGCTGGTGGCCCGCGCCAGTTCGCCCCAGGCGCCGATGGAGCAGGCGGCGAGGGCGCCGAGCAGGGGCAGGACCAGGGCCGCGCGAGTGCCGCGGACCCGGCCACCGAGGATCAGCGTGGCGAGGAAGATCACTCCGCCCACGCCCAGCCACAATGGCCAGTAGGGCAGGTTCGACACCGGCCCGGCGAGCACGCCCTTGTCCTGGCGATCGGCATCGAACAGCCCCCAGTAACCGCCGACCGCGCCTTCGCTGGCGCGTTTCCACGGCTGGTCGAAGGCCTCGATCAGGTTGTAATGCCAGCCATTCTGTTCGGCCATGACCACAAAACCACGGATGAACTTGGCCTCGTTGACCCGGCTCGGCAGGGCGGTTTCGCGCTGGCGGCCTTCGCTGGGCCAGCCGGTTTCGCCGATCATCACGTCCTTGGGCGCGAATTTGTTGCCGAACACCTGGCGCACCTGGGCCACATGGTTCAGCGCGGCATCGATGTTGGACGGATCGTCTTCCCAGTAGGGCAGCAGGTGAATGGTCAGGAAGTCCACCGCCGGCGCGATTTCCGGGTGCTTGAGCCAGAACTCCCAGACGTCTGCGTAGGTGACCGGCTGTTTGACGTGGGCCTTGACCTTGTTGATCAGCCGGGCCAGTTGCGGGCCGGTGACTTCCTTGCGCAGCAGGGCTTCGTTGCCGACGATCACCGAGCTCACCACATCCGGGTTGGCATTGGCCGAGGCGATCAGCAGGTCGACCTCTTTTTCGCTGTCCACCGGGTTGCTGTTGACCCAGGCGCCGATCATCAGCTTCAGGCCGTGCTTGCGCGCCAGGTCCGGCAGGGCTTCGAGTCCGGTCATGGAGTAGGTGCGAATGCACTCGAAGCGCGTCGCCAGCAATGCCAGGTCGGCGTCCATGCGCTCCGGGCGCAGTTTGAACGGCTGGTCGAAGGGCGACTGGTCCTTGTCGAACGGGGTGTAGGACGCGCATTGCAGCTTGTGGCTGGCGCTGGCGACATCCGGCAGCACCACCGGTTGGCCGAGGCCGTACCAGAAGCCGCAGAGCGCGAAGAGCCCCAGCAGGCAG
Protein-coding sequences here:
- a CDS encoding MlaA family lipoprotein, producing the protein MAKHLLLIAALFSTGYANADDSKAATPVVADEDGFTQPLKRLKFNPGLDQREFERSSLSALNVYDPLESWNRRVYHFNYRFDQWVFLPVVDGYRYITPSFLRTGVSNFFNNLGDVPNLVNSLLQFKGQRSLNTTARLLVNTTIGIGGLWDPATSMGLPRQSEDFGQTLGFYGVPGGAYFVLPILGPSNLRDTAGLAVDYTTESAINFLNVSEVSSNHPELWVLRGIDKRYQTGFRYGQLDSPFEYEKVRYVYTEARKLQIAE
- a CDS encoding serine/threonine protein kinase, producing MLRSLRFAALFGGLISSASALAVDIDAASYGYPLTNPFEATIATTPPDLRPKLPSNDDINQADRSLTLRPEREFILPDNFWAVKKLTYRIAEQDHAAPLIFLIAGTGARYDSSLNEYLKKLYYQAGYHVVQLSSPTSFDFISAASRFATPGVTKEDAEDIYRVMQAVRAQNPKLPVTDFYLTGYSLGALDAAFVSKLDETRRSFNFKKVLLLNPPVNLYTSITNLDKLVQTEVKGINNTTTFYELVLNKLTRYFQQKGYIDLNDALLYDFQQSKQHLSNEQMAMLIGTSFRFSAADIAFTSDLINRRGLITPPKYPISEGTSLTPFLKRAMQCDFDCYITEQVIPMWRARTDGGSVLQLIDQVSLYALKDYLQDSPKIAVMHNADDVILGPGDLGFLRKTFGNRLTVYPHGGHCGNLNYRVNSDAMLEFFRG
- a CDS encoding beta (1-6) glucans synthase, encoding MPSIARFPLLPYLFACLLGLFALCGFWYGLGQPVVLPDVASASHKLQCASYTPFDKDQSPFDQPFKLRPERMDADLALLATRFECIRTYSMTGLEALPDLARKHGLKLMIGAWVNSNPVDSEKEVDLLIASANANPDVVSSVIVGNEALLRKEVTGPQLARLINKVKAHVKQPVTYADVWEFWLKHPEIAPAVDFLTIHLLPYWEDDPSNIDAALNHVAQVRQVFGNKFAPKDVMIGETGWPSEGRQRETALPSRVNEAKFIRGFVVMAEQNGWHYNLIEAFDQPWKRASEGAVGGYWGLFDADRQDKGVLAGPVSNLPYWPLWLGVGGVIFLATLILGGRVRGTRAALVLPLLGALAACSIGAWGELARATSRFAGEWFWAALLLALNLLVLAHAALSLSTRTGWRQRAFDSLEKHAGWLLAAAGFAAAVMMLELVFDPRYRSFPSAALLLPALVYLCRPVRVPRREIALLTFIVGAGIAPQLYREGLENQQAWGWALVSVLMVAALWRSLRARKA